From the Ovis canadensis isolate MfBH-ARS-UI-01 breed Bighorn chromosome Y, ARS-UI_OviCan_v2, whole genome shotgun sequence genome, the window aataaacacaatttatttgaatttgaatttacactcacgaaattacctaaaatggagacaacagattcacaaaagcttcatcatctgtagtccttcctattcagttctgagaaggatgctaaccgcttggtgatgatctctttccagcattttgtgaaagcttagaggacttaaagaaactgaggcctggggagagtggcgagagacaaagaggaggagaaaggaagaggaaacggagagattgctcctggcataggtctacagacaggatcccagcttcctggaatggtgcacagagaCTGCTAGGTATccgtgccagaagtggagaaggggtgacattcacCTCCtggaggagactcaactccaagaacctacagaggcagccaagtgtgctgatgttcaggaaccaatacttagagggtaccccacaggtctgtgaaagagcccttggagaccgcaagaaaggtttccacaagtataaacacagattagatggttggatagattagaggaaggataactctatgacctgataattactgaaatacatgagacaattcttgcacatcagactgtgtcaagaaagacggaaactcaattagtttgatacaatgggaaattacacacgcaaagaattagctgttaactgtactacatttgtgtgcaaggcaagataagatacagaaccgaaatcttcacatggtcaactcgggtaagacacatgtaactggaaaatggaaggaagagttccaaaaaggctttaatcaccctggactatttttatccactatatttacgattcttggacaactccactgtagcttaagggtaagagaactcaatttagcccaattcaaaagctgaacagatttcctgtgtttgatccttttcagctacaactatgggtccagcgcaaatcaaagtggacgtcaaggctctttttcctttgggaattttaacttgctttgctactgtgtctgacacagatatgccgacctcactgtgactacaggccagccaaatgggaaaggggacagaatgaatcaaatcccccttttgatcactcaacaggaggtccacaggcaccaggtctcattaactatctctgcttctccaaccgcagtcagtgctacacagggcctgcttcatgcttgccagggtctctcaccaaacacaggcattttaacggctggcttccttgagatgtccctgggctaggtaaaagcactctgagacagtgttccttctcccttggctctgtgcctgcagtgaatgtatgcctcttcctcagcagggacaagaagccacagctcttcactgattaaatcctGTGTCCGGTCCAAACCTACatcgtagcttctccatcaacctccactgcacgctttcagagccaggttatcttagatcagcccaagaggcacttcagagagtgacattcaagtctggctatatagctgatactgagatcttcaaggcatgaaaacacttcaaaattacgttgctaaaacactctacagGTTATATGTATAGTAGAGCTTTTgaacttacaagtaacatcaaataccaaaataggttcttacttttcctttctccacttctctcattttctctctctctcagacacatgcacacatcctttttacatgtgaagacaattacacgaaaaacagatcatagatttttaaataacatctcaatatgcagatcaaacaaaactgtacttcctctatttaaaacaaaatcacataaattacccatcggtttccctatatttgaaattattgaataatgctataagttgatctttttgtttttaatgggatttttaactctgactgaaatacttgcttcagacttactgaaggcagatttaactatttttttttctttttttgacctcctccttttagatttggggggtgatgattcaaaatcagatgtgttcacagtaatggatgcaacttccaccaatcctggctgaaggggttccagtgatacctgaataacaatttttgtttcaggagacaatccttctagctgcttaggcttcttaaacatttgatgacactgggtcttgtgctccctctcctctttggaagttaaaaactgtagccgacatttggaacactggtgaaaactcttttcccagtgccctcgatgatgacatctgtatgctgttgcagttttaaaaattttgagacaaaacgggcaaagtaaattcttggtgttaccatggtaggctctgaaatgtgcatccacatctgcaaaaaatgatgatatgtaactgcaaacctggcatacatagggcatttcaccaggcttatgattgtctttcatgtgctctgagagaacctgatctgtctcaaaggacaactcacagatgtgacagactgcggagggctcctgggccgtgtggacactttcaatgtgacactgcagctggaagggagtcggaaactggcggaggcagtgctggcaggtggtgtgggttttccagctgtcacctctctgcctctcaagttccaaatggtgcttcatgtgattcataaacttgacattttttagaactttcaagcagctgaggcatttaaacgtCGTGTGGGTCTTCGGTTCTGGCTACCCAACTCCTCCATGCTTGCCATAGTAGAAGTcgcgaagtaacacaatcagatttccttctgtgggatcaccaattttgtttggacttgccaaacttggaaaatcagtttttgtccgtccattttcccctaaaggtcttacaggcttgcaatgaacactgtcctttggaaaaggtgttggacaaggttctccattctgaacatggcttagtgaggtatggacacggtctggtgtgctttgctgagtggtctctatatgaaaaaaacctgacggggagaaacctaaagaatgttcccctacaatgccatcactgagtttaggccttctgggatttctgcgatttgtttcacaaggggaaactcgctttgatacatgaggacttttattcatatctcctgcagaaactgctgtttctactggatgctgcaatgaacttgtgaaggtaatcaaagaagaacataactccttcgaaaagcaatcaggcctatttgtggtgaaatatttttataatcagcttgagacggaggttcaataataataggactacctgttgatcctgagtcagagtcagacactggcaagacagtctttgcttctgatgtaggagtcacatgactaacaggctgtaatctgtgagcgttacctttcctgaagtgaccataccttttcctccttgaataagaacctggggtatctctgttcagtatgtttgaaacgactggttttgaagctgagctcatcccatcaaagatcacgtcagcatcttcatttacatgttccactccaaccaagatcacttcatcatcatcagcatcatcatctacttgtttcgtctctccctcccttttccgtacttctggctctcgttcttcttcacgtaacatacatgggagttccatatttttaatacttttttgttcttagagggtgcggccacaagtcccagtgcttcctttatacaaactgccacctaagtgtaaacatactacagattagttaagtacagaaaaatgggctatttgattatctccaaatctctagagtacttatacacacccttatcttacagacaaagacactgagtgtcaaccagactcaatgacagctgaaaaaactacgactacaagtctacatggctctagaatcatagctttgtcgcatgttcactttaacctcttctacttaaaaaaataaagagggggaaaaaaaccaaaatgccacactgatcattacgtgaaatcacatgtaaaggatgagtatttttacaaaagcattgttctacagcgtttcgaagcatggactttggagtcataggagattaagttggaattctaacttaaccacacaccagttgcgtcttcttaggcaaatttgtaacttttaaatgtgtttctgtatcttaaagacaaacatgcttatttcttagacttaaggttaacagcttttttaaaaggcatcagctattcaatggcatcttgttttgtagtaaaaatggaagaaaatgtatcttaaatgcacattacaactgatccataaattctaatttcataaatgttaacaaacaaaataggtagcaaattcaaagtataatctatctatacctagttaacaaacagcataattcaatgtcaagcacttaattcaggcctaggaaactgagaatgagctctctgataatctcaccccaattccacacagatatatcctaaatttctccctctaatcctggctaaacttcaatGCAGCAATGCTTCATCTTTATGCCACACGTCTcttccccacatagcaggcaaaatgatgccagtctttctctcataccaatatcagacagagacatcacacacacacacacacacacacacacacacacacacacacacacccctgatatCCCTTATGGatacaggtgaaagagtcctcaacaaaatactggcaaacaaaatccaacagcatataaaaaagactgtacaCTATGATCACATGCgatttagggaggtatgcaaagttggttcattataggaaagtcaatcaacattatgccattttaaaacaataaaacaaataacacatctgcctgaagaaaaggcatttccctgaatctagcaccttttcataaccggggttaaaagaacacttaataattaagaacagaagagaactttctcaatcaaagggcacctgtaaaaagacccacagctaacatcatacttaagaatgaaaaactgaaagctttccctctaagactgggaacaacacaaggaagtctattacacactttggctcaacattatactggcagttctataaccagagcaatcaggtaacaaaagagaattgttgctgtagtttcaaaaaaaaaaaagaagaaaaaaacaacaaagaaaaaacaaaaacaaaacaaaaaagagccttcagaatggaaaggaagaagtcaaagtatattggagataagataatttagtatagaaaatgttgaagaaacacaagtattagaattaatatacagcttgcagaatagaagacaaatattttaaaagtcaaccacattttatacagtagcaacaaatgttgttaagtaaatacttgaatctacactagcattcaaaagaatacttaggaagtcagaaagagaaagacaatatattcttttgaatggctgagtaatactccactgtgtatatgtaccacagctttctgatccatttatctgttgatggacatctaggatgttccatgtcctggctattataaacagtgttctccatagtggctgtactagactgcattcccaccaacagtgtaagagggttcccttttatccacaccctctccagcatttattgcttgcagactttataagaatcaattctaatgagatggatgaaactggagccgattatacacagtgaagtgagccagaaaaaaaaagcaacacagtatactaacacatatatatggaatttagaaagatggtaatgataaccctgtatgagagacagcagaagagacacagatgtatagaacagatttttggactctgagggagcgggagagggtgggataatacgggagaatggcactgaaatatgtacactatcatgtaagatagtcgccagtctatgttcgatgaaggatacaggatgcttggcgctggtgcacagggatgatccagagagatgatatggggtgggcggtgggaggggggtgaggattgggaactcatgtacacctggggcggattcatgtcaatgtatggcaaaaccaacaccgtgttgtaaaataaaatatagtaaaaataaaaattaaaaaaagagagagaaagacaaatatcgtatggtatcacttacatggactATAAAACATGCACAAATAAACTGATTTATGAacgagaaacagactcacagacatagagagcagactatgtGTTTCCCAAGAGGGAAAGGTATGGCAGGcacagattgggagctggtgattagcagatgcaaagcataatatatacaatagacaaacaagagcgtactgtatagcacaaggcactatattcataatttgagataaacaataatggaaaagggtatgaaagaaattgtgtgtccatatgtgtgtgtttacatatgcaggaaaggaaagggcaactgttGGCAAGCACGTACAGAAACTGGATCCTTCTGTGTTAcggatagattttaaaatggtgcaactgctacagaaaacagtttaaaggctcctcgaaaaattaaagaactagagctgacacatgattcagtaattccacttcaggatataaattcaaaagaagttaacatggggtcttgggatatctgcagagccgtgctcacagcagcacgaagcacaacaactaagaggtggaagcatcgaaatgtccatcaaatgtgatatatacacacaatgaaatattatttagccatatagagaaaattctgtcacatgctacaacatgcatgatcatttcagacatcaagccaaatgcaataagccagtcgtacaaaaagacaaatactgtaagtttctacttgcatgaaatagctaacacagtcaagcaatagaaaggaaacaaaaaagaatgatggagtccatggtctaggtcaacgggcaagaaaagaggagttgctgtttaatgggacaagtgatgggtacagagtttcgattttgcaagctgtaaaggtgtagagatctgcttCATAACAATGTAATAAGGAATTCCCTtgtagttcagaggttaggactccacagtgtcctatcaggggcctgggtatgatcctcaaccagggaactgtcattcaagctgcacaacacagctaaaacaatgacaacaacaacaaatcaacactgtgactatgtgtgtgtctatgtcttagtcactcagttgtgcccaactttgcatcccccgggactaaagctcaccacgttcccttctccatcagatttgcagtgggttgccatttctttctccaaaaggctgatgaaagtgtacaaaatacttagcatgcaaaaatggttaaaatggtaaaaatttaacttagatgttttctacaacaattaaaaacagaaaagcatttaacaacgaggaaaagaatttgaatagacatttccgactctttgcaatcccatggactgtagcctaccaggctcctccgttcatgggttttccaggcaagagtgctggagtggattaccatttccttctcaaggcgatcttccccacccaggaattgataccaggtctcctaccttgcaggcagacatttgaatatttgaaattcacctgtggccttgacaagagtggctttataggaaaatgagagaactcgagataacaaagtctaggaacaactctgcagaggtctgtaacaagcaaatatgaaataaaagcagcagaagcaggatgtgtcaccaaaagatggatttttaatgACAGGTCACATTACagtcagtctgtttgctgatgggaaccatccagagaaacagaaaccttaatccagggcaaagaggagacttgctagaacttcaagaaatgagtaggtctagaacTGAGTAGATCAAAATTGAGTACATCAGGCcagagagcacacaagctggagaaggcaatggaaacccaaaccagtactcttgcctggaatatcccacagatggaggagcctggtaggccgcagtccatgtggcttcaaagggtcggacacgactgagcgacttcactctcatgcactggagaaggaaatggcaacccactccagcgttcttgcctggagaatcccagataagggagagccttgtgggtggctgtccctgagactgcagagtcggacacgactgaagcggcttagcagcagtagcagcacacaagaagggtacacaagccaCATAATTTGCTTacattgacagagctgagatcatagaaaaaaaaggctggcatagtggattaatgggtatggtaaccagccttcaagtgaattcaatctcctgatattcccacccctgtgtagttctctctcaatctatcacagggtagacctgtgagactaagcaaatacacaagtgcagatgtgtaacatctgaaaaaagactctgcactttatcatgggtgcaagcgctttcctgaatcactcattctgagaaaagacagcagcctccacaagagaagccccttggagaggcccacagaaggaggaactgaggcttcatgagtacagacaagtgagagagcttagattcaacaagctaagtcttcagaggttgccaagccagacaaaagcttgactactaactacctcagg encodes:
- the LOC138431534 gene encoding LOW QUALITY PROTEIN: zinc finger protein 280B-like (The sequence of the model RefSeq protein was modified relative to this genomic sequence to represent the inferred CDS: inserted 1 base in 1 codon; substituted 1 base at 1 genomic stop codon) translates to MELPCMLREEEREPEVRKREGETKQVDDDADDDEVILVGVEHVNEDADVIFDGMSSASKPVVSNILNRDTPGSYSRRKRYGHFRKGNAHRLQPVSHVTPTSEAKTVLPVSDSDSGSTGSPIIIEPPSQADYKNISPQIXPDCFSKELCSSLITFTSSLQHPVETAVSAGDMNKSPHVSKRVSPCETNRRNPRRPKLSDGIVGEHSLGFSPSGFFHIETTQQSTPDRVHTSLSHVQNGEPCPTPFPKDSVHCKPVRPLGENGRTKTDFPSLASPNKIGDPTEGNLIVLLRDFYYGKHGGVGXPEPKTHTTFKCLSCLKVLKNVKFMNHMKHHLELERQRGDSWKTHTTCQHCLRQFPTPFQLQCHIESVHTAQEPSAVCHICELSFETDQVLSEHMKDNHKPGEMPYVCQVCSYISSFFADVDAHFRAYHGNTKNLLCPFCLKIFKTATAYRCHHRGHWEKSFHQCSKCRLQFLTSKEEREHKTQCHQMFKKPKQLEGLSPETKIVIQVSLEPLQPGLVEVASITVNTSDFESSPPKSKRRRS